In Quadrisphaera sp. RL12-1S, the following proteins share a genomic window:
- a CDS encoding DUF4439 domain-containing protein → MPTSPTRRAVLAALSASAAAGLAGCATPWGRLRLQPLGGDPSPTPGPPDPDELARRAAVGAVGAVLAQLGGLDASLAGPLRAALDEQLVALGATAPTTAPTSTSTSTARTTTTTSSPSASAATSTGTAPPSAQPSAQPSAQQVAGLLEDAAETASADLAAVAGGTARMLACLAAGLDAGAAWTRASLGQQAAPGGSPAPSSSPSSSPSSAAASAAASASPLASSAGPGTRASASPTAAAASGEQAALVAALGVEEAAEYGYGVVAARLAGAQRDTAVRDLASHTDLVELLRDDLLAQGAAPPPPAPAWALPSPVTGAAAALDLAQRLEGASAAAWADVVAASDRERRAPAAAQLRLAALRWQEWRSAASAPGLVALPGLSGR, encoded by the coding sequence GTGCCGACCTCCCCCACGCGGCGCGCCGTGCTGGCGGCCCTGTCCGCGTCCGCCGCGGCGGGGCTGGCGGGCTGCGCGACCCCGTGGGGCCGGCTCCGCCTCCAGCCGCTGGGCGGTGACCCGTCGCCCACGCCCGGCCCCCCGGACCCCGACGAGCTCGCCCGGCGCGCCGCGGTGGGCGCCGTCGGCGCCGTGCTGGCGCAGCTGGGCGGTCTGGACGCGTCCCTGGCCGGCCCCCTGCGCGCGGCGCTCGACGAGCAGCTGGTGGCGCTGGGGGCCACCGCCCCCACCACCGCTCCCACGAGCACCAGCACCAGCACGGCCAGGACCACGACGACGACGAGCAGCCCGTCCGCGAGCGCTGCGACCAGCACCGGCACCGCTCCCCCGTCAGCCCAGCCCTCAGCCCAGCCCTCAGCCCAGCAGGTGGCGGGGCTGCTGGAGGACGCCGCCGAGACGGCCTCCGCGGACCTCGCCGCGGTGGCCGGCGGGACGGCGCGGATGCTCGCCTGCCTGGCCGCGGGGCTCGACGCGGGGGCCGCCTGGACGCGCGCGTCGCTGGGGCAGCAGGCCGCGCCCGGTGGGAGCCCCGCGCCGTCGTCGTCCCCGTCCTCGTCTCCGTCGTCTGCTGCGGCGTCTGCTGCGGCGTCGGCGTCCCCGCTCGCCTCGTCGGCCGGCCCGGGCACCCGCGCCTCGGCCAGCCCCACCGCCGCGGCGGCCTCGGGCGAGCAGGCGGCGCTGGTGGCGGCCCTCGGCGTGGAGGAGGCCGCCGAGTACGGCTACGGGGTGGTGGCCGCCCGGCTCGCCGGCGCACAGCGCGACACCGCCGTCCGCGACCTGGCCTCCCACACGGACCTCGTGGAGCTGCTGCGCGACGACCTGCTCGCCCAGGGCGCCGCCCCGCCGCCTCCTGCCCCGGCGTGGGCGCTGCCGTCTCCCGTCACCGGTGCGGCGGCCGCGCTCGACCTGGCGCAGCGGCTGGAAGGTGCCTCCGCGGCGGCCTGGGCGGACGTGGTGGCCGCGTCCGACCGGGAGCGGCGTGCCCCCGCCGCCGCCCAGCTGCGGCTGGCCGCGCTCCGCTGGCAGGAGTGGCGCAGCGCCGCGTCTGCGCCGGGGCTGGTGGCGCTGCCCGGGCTGTCCGGCCGCTGA